A portion of the Parcubacteria group bacterium genome contains these proteins:
- a CDS encoding AAA family ATPase — MKLLKFKITDFRSIADSGDVELASDVTVLAGKNEAGKTVLLKALETFNRGEETNLDEDDLPMGAEGIEPDITLTFKLEKDDLAELLNGLRLPTGISKEALLATPFSITKHFDNSYTFDSINGSVIDLLLTNKTKKRRQCIEKLSDGFIVLKAAFDEKPIANYPLKDLQKITIQDAEKLRTIFLPQIEAALAQLSVEQQTKGKDFKAKVEAALAEYDLLGKEREENKEKIWELVPNLVYFEAFDKEDALPFEINLTTAKTHTSVKRYCTISGLDLEKLSDTSITTQNKLAHTKKASAVLEGDFKGSWQQDKIDLRVELNGDKLVFAFYEKGKKEPFRMEQRSKGLQWFLAFYLLLKAEAKDYKSIVLIDEPGLFVHAQAQNDILEVLTDLSKENQIVLTTHSPYLIDPARLDRIRLVIKDFDKRKNRGTKVFTLTSDAAADRTTLMPIITAIGLDVTKQLTIAADHNLILEGISDYYYLQAALKFVSASTSKKLEKVHFIPLKGADNTPPIVSLLIGWKLGFHALLDNDDKGKEIKTILQEKLLLTDENISFVSETDGHQVEDLIAKSDFNKFVLEKDESYRSSELNSSVIPDSSKAPLSRQFYEKVSSGQIAVSQETKDNFSKLFSVIAQKAF; from the coding sequence ATGAAGCTACTCAAGTTCAAAATCACGGACTTTAGGTCTATTGCCGACTCCGGTGATGTCGAGCTTGCCTCAGATGTCACCGTATTGGCTGGCAAAAACGAGGCCGGGAAGACCGTTTTGCTCAAGGCGCTAGAGACGTTTAATCGTGGGGAAGAAACCAACCTCGACGAGGATGATCTTCCAATGGGGGCGGAAGGAATTGAACCTGATATCACTCTTACTTTCAAACTCGAAAAAGATGACCTTGCCGAGTTGCTAAATGGACTCCGGTTACCGACCGGAATCAGTAAAGAAGCACTTTTGGCTACGCCATTTTCGATAACAAAACATTTCGATAATTCTTATACGTTCGATAGTATCAATGGTTCTGTAATCGATCTCCTGCTCACGAACAAAACAAAAAAAAGACGTCAGTGCATTGAAAAACTTAGCGATGGTTTTATCGTACTCAAGGCAGCGTTCGACGAGAAACCTATTGCAAACTATCCGCTTAAGGATTTACAAAAGATTACTATTCAAGATGCCGAGAAACTGCGAACAATTTTCTTACCACAAATTGAAGCAGCTTTAGCACAACTGTCTGTTGAACAGCAGACGAAGGGTAAAGATTTTAAAGCAAAAGTAGAAGCAGCCTTAGCTGAGTACGATCTGTTGGGAAAGGAACGTGAGGAAAATAAGGAAAAGATTTGGGAACTGGTACCCAACCTCGTCTACTTTGAAGCCTTTGATAAGGAAGATGCTCTGCCGTTTGAAATTAATCTTACCACCGCAAAAACACATACTAGCGTTAAGCGTTACTGCACTATTTCAGGTTTGGATCTCGAGAAACTTAGTGATACCAGCATCACAACACAAAACAAACTAGCTCATACCAAGAAGGCATCGGCAGTTCTAGAAGGGGATTTTAAAGGTAGCTGGCAGCAAGATAAAATCGACCTTCGTGTTGAGCTAAATGGCGACAAGCTCGTTTTTGCTTTCTACGAAAAGGGTAAAAAAGAACCCTTCAGAATGGAACAAAGGAGCAAGGGGTTGCAGTGGTTTCTAGCCTTCTATCTCTTGCTTAAGGCAGAAGCCAAAGATTATAAAAGCATCGTATTAATTGATGAGCCAGGCCTCTTTGTTCACGCACAGGCGCAGAACGATATCCTCGAGGTTCTTACAGATCTTTCGAAGGAAAATCAGATTGTTTTAACGACCCACTCTCCCTATCTGATTGATCCCGCCCGGCTTGATCGTATTCGTCTTGTCATTAAAGATTTCGACAAAAGAAAAAACCGTGGTACTAAGGTTTTTACTTTGACCTCTGATGCCGCCGCAGACCGCACTACGCTTATGCCCATAATTACTGCAATCGGCTTGGATGTTACCAAGCAATTGACGATTGCAGCTGATCACAATCTCATCCTGGAGGGTATTTCAGATTACTACTATCTTCAAGCCGCCTTGAAATTTGTTTCAGCATCTACAAGTAAAAAATTAGAAAAAGTCCATTTTATTCCGCTCAAAGGTGCTGATAATACCCCACCTATCGTGTCGTTGCTCATCGGATGGAAACTCGGTTTTCATGCTTTATTGGATAATGACGATAAGGGTAAGGAGATTAAAACTATTTTGCAGGAGAAGTTACTTTTAACAGACGAAAATATTTCGTTCGTTTCCGAAACAGATGGACATCAAGTTGAAGATTTAATTGCCAAATCAGACTTTAACAAATTTGTCCTTGAGAAAGATGAATCTTATCGATCGTCAGAGTTGAATTCCAGTGTAATACCGGACTCGAGTAAAGCACCCCTCTCGAGACAGTTTTATGAGAAAGTGTCTTCCGGGCAGATAGCTGTGTCGCAAGAGACAAAAGATAACTTTTCAAAACTTTTCTCTGTGATTGCTCAAAAAGCATTTTAG